Within the Natranaeroarchaeum sulfidigenes genome, the region CCCCGAACACTGGCCGAGCGAGGAGTGGGAGCGAGACGTCGAGGAGATGGCCGCGGCGGGGATCGACACCGTCCGGATGGGCGAGTTCGCGTGGTCCCGGATCGAGCCCGAGCGCGGCGAGATCGACCTCGACTGGCTGGCCGAGGCGATCGACCTGCTCGGCGAGCACGACATCGACGTCGTGTTGTGTACCCCGACGGCGACCCCGCCGAAGTGGCTCGTCGACGAGGATCCCTCGATCCTGCAGGAAGAAGCCGACGGCACTACCCGCGAGTTCGGGAGCCGTCGCCACTACTGTTTCAACAGCGAGGCCTACCGCGAGGAGACCGAGCGGATCGTCCGGATCGTGGCCGAGCGGTTCCGCGACGACCCGCGCGTGGTCGGCTGGCAGACCGACAACGAGTTCGGCGTCCACGGAACGATCCGGTGTTACTGCGAGGACTGTGCCGGGGCGTTCCGCGAGTGGCTCGAAGAGCGCTACGGCGACGTCGACGCGCTCAACGAGGCGTGGGGCACGACGTTCTGGAGCCAGCATCACACCGAGTTCGCGGAAGTGGACCCGCCGCGTCATACCGCCGCCGAACACCACCCCTCGCGCCTGCTCGATTACTATCGGTTTTCGAGCGACAGCGCCGTCGCGTACAACGAGTTTCAGGCCGACCTGCTGCGCGAGGTGAACGACGACTGGTGGATCACCCACAACTTCATGGGCCAGTTCGGCTCGCTTGACGCCTACGACGCCAGCGACCAGCTGGATCTGGTCTCGTGGGACAACTATCCGAACGGCTTCGTGCAGGACCGACAGACCGGCGAGCCAGGTCTCGACGAGTTGCGCGCTGGCGATCCGGACCAGGTCGCACTGAATCACGATATCTACCGGAGTGCGCTGGATCGGCCGTTCTGGGTGATGGAACAGCAGCCGGGCGACGTCAACTGGGCCGCACACGCCCCACAGCCGGGCGAGGGCGCGATGACGCTGTGGGCCCACCACGCGGTCGCCCACGGCGCGAGCAACGTCCTCTATTTCCGCTGGCGGCGCTGCCGCGAGGGGCAAGAGCAGTACCACGCCGGGCTGCGAAAGCAGGACGGCTCGCCCGACAGGGGCTATCACGAGGCAACACGCGCCGCGACGGAACTGGACGAGGTGCTCGACGGAACCGGGACGACTGCTGTCGCGGATGCCCCAAACCCGGTCGAGACACAGGCCGCGCTTCTCCACGATTACGAGAACCTCTGGGCGACCGGGATCCAGCCCCACGCCGCGGACTTCGACTACTGGGAGCACCTGCTCGCGTACTATCGTGCCCTGCGCGCCCGCGGTGTCGATGTCGATATCGTCCCGCCGAGCAACACGCTGTCGACGTACGATGCCGTCGTCGCGCCGACGCCGTATCTCGTCGACAACGACCTCGCCAGCCGACTCGACGAGTACGTCCGATCCGGTGGCGAGCTCCTGTTGACCATCCGGAGCGGCGTCAAGGACCGGCACAACAAACTACAGGAGCGCCAGCAGCCGGGACCGCTCGCCCCGCTGGCCGATGTCACGGTCGACCAGCACGAGACGCTCCCGTCCTCGGTCGACCTCGACATCGAGTACCGTGGCAATCGATACGCGTACCGGACGTGGGCAGAGTGGCTTACGGATGTCGGCGAGCACGGGTCGGGAACAACAGTGGTCCACGGACGGTTGCAGACCGATGGGACAACCGACCGGGCGGCGATCACCCACTCCACGGTCGGCGATGGCGGCGTTACCTACTGTGGCGTCTGGCCGGAGACCGAGCTGGCGGAAGCCGTAGTGACGGATCTGCTGGATCGCGCCGATGTTGCCTACACCGACCGACTGCCGGATGGCGTCCGGGTCGCCCGCCGCACCGAGGCGACGTGGCTGTTGAACTTCACCGGCGACGAGGTCGCGTTCGCCCTCGACGGGGAGACCCGGAGAGTAGATCCCTACAGTGCAACCCCCACGGTGTACGACGGGGCGGATATCACAGTCGAATAGGCTAGAACGACTCGTACCCGTTTTCGTACGGCTTGATATCGGGCGATTCGTTTTCTACGCGTTCGATCTCCGAGATGAGGCTGGCACGCAGCTCATCCGCAATCGTGCGGAAGTCGGGACGCCCGACGAGGTTGACCTGTTCGGCCGGGTCCCGCGCCAGGTCGTAGAGATACCGTTCGACGTACACGTCACTCGACTGTTCCGCGTTCCCGCCCCGCCAGCCAGTCGGAGAGGGGGCCGCCACGGCGTATTTCCATCGGTCGGTCCTGAGCGCCCGGCCGACCTGCGTCTCGCTGATCTGGACGAACGCCTGTCCGTCGTCGTTCGATTCGTCGCCACGAACGATCGGCATCATACTGTCTCCGTGCATCCCGTCGGGCACCGCGAGCCCGGCGGCATCGAGCACGGTCGGTGGGAGATCGATCAGACTCCTGACCCCATTCACGTCCCGCCCGTCATCGAACCCCGGTCCGGCGAATATCGCGGGGACGCGCACAGCAGACTCGTGGGGCGTCCGTTTATACTCGCCCGGTCGCGTCCGGAAGTGACAGCCGTGGTCGGACGTGTACCCGAGGATCGTTCGATCGAGCAGTCCCCGGTCCGCGAGATCGCCGACCAGTTCCCCGATACACTCGTCGAGCCGTTCGACGATCCCGTAGTAGTCCGGGAGCTCGTCGTACCAGTCGCCCGGTCGGTTCTCCAGATCCTCGGGGATGTACGGTGTCTCCCGATATCGTTCGGCGTAGCCGTCCGGTGCGACGAACGTCCACATGTCGTTCTGGTTGTGCGGTTCGAGATAGGAGACGACGAGAAAAAACGGTTCAGAGAGGCTCTCGATCGCTTCCATCGCAAACTCGGTAAATGCGTCTACCCGGTAGCCATCGTACTCCACCGGGTCGCCGTCCTCGTCGAACAGATGCCCCTCGTACGGTTGCGAGGTAAACTCGGGGACATCGGCCGCAAGCCAGAAATCATCGTATCCGCCACGTCGCGCTTTCGGGACCGGCTTGTCGAACGACCCGCTCATGTGCCAGTTGCCGACGTAGCCGACATCGTAGCCCGCGTCCATGAAACGGTGTGCGAGGGTTCGCTCCTCCGACGGGAGGGACTTCGGGTTTCTCCACGCATCGACTGTCGATGGATACTTGCCCGTCTGCAACGCCGCCCGTGCTGGCCCACACAGCGGCTGAGGCGTGATCGCTTGCTCGACGATCGTCCCACGTCGGGCAAGCCGGTCGATGTTCGGCGTGAGATCGAGGGGACAGCCGTACGCCCCAAGCGTGTCCCACCGCTGCTGGTCCGTCACCACGGCGAGCACGTTCGGTCGTTCGCTGTTCGTCATTATTACCGCCTCACTGTTCGACACGACTTATAACTATCTCCAGAGTGGCCAAACCCCTCCCGAGTGGGTGCGAGACTCTCATCCAGCTGTGACACTTCCCAAAACGACGACAGCTGTGATCGAATTTGTTGTATTATTGGATACTCAGTGATTTGTTACAATATACCCGAATAACACGTATTCTGGTTGCTCAAAGATAAATACTAAGTATTACAAATGACATATATTATATATTTCTGGATTAGTTATTAGTATTGTCAGTTCTGGGGCACGGAGTAGACAGATGTATTCACAATATATGAACGACTGTGCTGTCGACAATCGGTCGCCGTTCGGTAGTCGCTGGTTCGCTTCTGCCAGGTCATTTACAGCCGTACAATTGTAAACACTTGCTCAATAGTCGGCGTAGAACCGATTTTGGAGTGAGTTGACTGTACTACCCACGAGGCTCGCAAGATCAGTCGCCGAGTCCTTCTGTTCCATTCGTTCGGCCGGGCCCGAAACGGTGACTGCCGCGATGGCACGGTTCTCCTCGTTCGTAATCGGTTGAGCGATACAGTGCCAGTTCTCGCGGTACTCCGCACGGTCGTACGACGTTCGGCGGTCCCGGACCAACCGCAATTCATCGATCAGAGCGTCTCTGTCGGTGATGGTGTTTTCAGTGAGCCGGGGCAACCCCCGAACATCGAGAATCCGCTCTCGCTCGTCCGCTGGCGTGTACGACAGGATCGCTTTTCCACCCGCGGTAGCGTGTAGTGGCAGGCGCTCGCCCTCGTTGACGTTGACATCTGGATGATCGCCCTCGTAGGTCCGCAGTACGTAGATCCCATATCCGTGCTCGGGGATCATGAGGCTCGCCACTTCGCCGGTGGCTGCCGTGAGCTTTTCTAGCGGTTGCCGGGCCTCCTGATACACGGGCAATCGTGAACGGACGGCTGTCCCGAGCCCAAGAAAACTCAGGCTAAGCCGATACTCGTGGTCTTCTTTGATAACGTAATCGAGCTCACGGAGTGTATTGAGATGCTTGTGGACCGTCCCTTTGGCGAGATCCAGTTCCTCGGCCAGTTCG harbors:
- a CDS encoding IclR family transcriptional regulator, with the protein product MVATDIPAGTADNNRAETTVTSFRIIEALKSREYAGVTELAEELDLAKGTVHKHLNTLRELDYVIKEDHEYRLSLSFLGLGTAVRSRLPVYQEARQPLEKLTAATGEVASLMIPEHGYGIYVLRTYEGDHPDVNVNEGERLPLHATAGGKAILSYTPADERERILDVRGLPRLTENTITDRDALIDELRLVRDRRTSYDRAEYRENWHCIAQPITNEENRAIAAVTVSGPAERMEQKDSATDLASLVGSTVNSLQNRFYADY
- a CDS encoding sulfatase-like hydrolase/transferase, which produces MTNSERPNVLAVVTDQQRWDTLGAYGCPLDLTPNIDRLARRGTIVEQAITPQPLCGPARAALQTGKYPSTVDAWRNPKSLPSEERTLAHRFMDAGYDVGYVGNWHMSGSFDKPVPKARRGGYDDFWLAADVPEFTSQPYEGHLFDEDGDPVEYDGYRVDAFTEFAMEAIESLSEPFFLVVSYLEPHNQNDMWTFVAPDGYAERYRETPYIPEDLENRPGDWYDELPDYYGIVERLDECIGELVGDLADRGLLDRTILGYTSDHGCHFRTRPGEYKRTPHESAVRVPAIFAGPGFDDGRDVNGVRSLIDLPPTVLDAAGLAVPDGMHGDSMMPIVRGDESNDDGQAFVQISETQVGRALRTDRWKYAVAAPSPTGWRGGNAEQSSDVYVERYLYDLARDPAEQVNLVGRPDFRTIADELRASLISEIERVENESPDIKPYENGYESF
- a CDS encoding beta-galactosidase; its protein translation is MTIGVCYFPEHWPSEEWERDVEEMAAAGIDTVRMGEFAWSRIEPERGEIDLDWLAEAIDLLGEHDIDVVLCTPTATPPKWLVDEDPSILQEEADGTTREFGSRRHYCFNSEAYREETERIVRIVAERFRDDPRVVGWQTDNEFGVHGTIRCYCEDCAGAFREWLEERYGDVDALNEAWGTTFWSQHHTEFAEVDPPRHTAAEHHPSRLLDYYRFSSDSAVAYNEFQADLLREVNDDWWITHNFMGQFGSLDAYDASDQLDLVSWDNYPNGFVQDRQTGEPGLDELRAGDPDQVALNHDIYRSALDRPFWVMEQQPGDVNWAAHAPQPGEGAMTLWAHHAVAHGASNVLYFRWRRCREGQEQYHAGLRKQDGSPDRGYHEATRAATELDEVLDGTGTTAVADAPNPVETQAALLHDYENLWATGIQPHAADFDYWEHLLAYYRALRARGVDVDIVPPSNTLSTYDAVVAPTPYLVDNDLASRLDEYVRSGGELLLTIRSGVKDRHNKLQERQQPGPLAPLADVTVDQHETLPSSVDLDIEYRGNRYAYRTWAEWLTDVGEHGSGTTVVHGRLQTDGTTDRAAITHSTVGDGGVTYCGVWPETELAEAVVTDLLDRADVAYTDRLPDGVRVARRTEATWLLNFTGDEVAFALDGETRRVDPYSATPTVYDGADITVE